A window of the Serinus canaria isolate serCan28SL12 chromosome 20, serCan2020, whole genome shotgun sequence genome harbors these coding sequences:
- the TTI1 gene encoding TELO2-interacting protein 1 homolog, protein MAVFDTPQAAFGALRPVCVQLTRAQTVENVEQLQAHLAGVSGAALQELQEYVLFPLRFALRVPGPKQERLVQSLVQCISSVLATTCVKKQELLQELFSELCTCLAPPPSSGKAAPLSEELKLAVIQALHTLMHSAYGDVILSLYQPSTLPLLGFAVSLLLTLAEQEKAKQIKISALECLQVLVLQCDCQEHRHLDEDEAQQCGDLFASFLPGISITLSRVIAGDIKQGHKTTISAIRLFYLIVGLVMADKQLARIPKSEEKLLVEHSRISELMIHRGPDWTKSTAEKLSLLLHKVVESSSVHPHWKVRLELVELVHHLLRNCSQSLVDSFSHLLKALVGLVNDENSEVQSRCNKVLQGIAEQRIVAQNRALADVLSENLHSLATALPRLMNSQDDMGKVSTLSLLLGYLKLLGPKINIVLNSVSHLQRLSKALVQVLELDVTDVKIVEARRSGLPFPLQQGVQKGRCQKKYFRFFTEEKVFQLLQQVCRVLGYYGSLYLLVDHFMGLYSESGLYRKQAAMILNELVTGAAGVGVDFLQEREVPLSMDDLKGSITSILDEYMDQANWYLVTSIDTEESSPEQSVQHLGLTVRAGGASSSVLHLSPEPPVTTRTMNSNIWQICIQLEGVGCFAAVLGKEFRLLLLSALYPVLEKAGDRTLLISETALGTLADICEACGYDSVQCLINENSDYLVNGISLNLRQLACQPRASQVLDTMLRHSDASLLPLVEDVIQDVLSALDQSYNSQASTFLRVLHSVMTALVQWFGMPSAEEHQQRQTDKGQSGARSQGQQEVPLTSQEVERFFLGYVSQKQIAEGDLPDLEEEEEADEVPLAKPEPNSDIEGEAPMPGHAQLARDVMERCIHLLSDGNLRVRLKVLDVLELCVTMLHPHGNHLLPMAHRVWPALVTRLISDDPLAVLRAFKVLCTLGQTCGDFLRQRFSKDVLPKLTSSLLSQAPVSARAGPVYSHTLAFKLQLAVLQGLGSLCEKLDMGESDLNKVADACLIYLSAKQPVKLQEAAQSVFLHLMHVDPDSTWLLLSEVCCPEGYEPPHASLQPVKLGGMGRPRNELTDNVLLLLQRLQQQEGTAPSTSTQEASPS, encoded by the exons ATGGCCGTGTTCGACACCCCGCAGGCGGCGTTCGGGGCGCTGCGCCCCGTCTGCGTGCAGCTGACGCGGGCGCAGACGGTAGAGAACGTGGAGCAGCTGCAGGCGCACCTGGCCGGGGTGAGCGGCGcggccctgcaggagctgcaggagtaCGTGCTGTTCCCGCTGCGCTTCGCCCTGCGGGTGCCGGGGCCCAAGCAGGAGCGGCTGGTGCAGAGCCTGGTGCAGTGCATCTCCTCCGTGCTTGCCACGACGTGCGtgaaaaagcaggagctgctaCAGGAGCTCTTCTCTGAGCTCTGTACCTGCCTCGCTCCCCCTCCCAGCTCGGGCAAAGCCGCCCCGCTGTCCGAGGAGCTGAAGCTGGCTGTGATCCAGGCGCTCCACACCCTGATGCATTCGGCTTATGGGGATGTTATCTTGTCTCTGTACCAACCTTCCACCCTTCCGCTCTTAGGATTTGCTGTGTCTTTGCTTCTGACACTTGCAgagcaagaaaaagcaaagcaaatcaAGATCTCTGCTTTGGAGTGCTTACAGGTCCTGGTTCTGCAGTGTGACTGCCAGGAGCACCGACACCTGGATGAAGATGAGGCACAGCAATGTGGggatttgtttgcttcttttctgccCGGGATTTCTATTACACTGTCTCGAGTTATTGCTGGAGACATCAAACAAGGTCACAAAACCACCATTTCTGCCATTAGGCTCTTTTATCTGATTGTTGGCTTGGTCATGGCTGACAAACAGCTAGCCAGAATCCCAAAGAGTGAGGAAAAGCTGCTAGTGGAACACAGCAGAATATCAGAGCTAATGATCCACAGAGGACCTGACTGGACTAAAAGTACTGCTGAAAAACTCTCTCTTCTCTTGCATAAGGTGGTTGAATCTTCTTCAGTTCACCCCCACTGGAAGGTGAGACtggagctggtggagctggTCCACCACTTACTGAGGAACTGCAGTCAGTCACTGGTGGACTCATTCAGTCACCTCTTGAAGGCCTTGGTTGGGCTGGTTAATGATGAAAACAGTGAAGTCCAGAGCAGGTGTAACAAAGTTCTGCAAGGGATTGCAGAGCAGAGGATTGTGGCACAGAACAGGGCTCTTGCTGATGTCCTCTCTGAGAACCTCCATTCTCTTGCCACAGCCCTTCCCCGCCTGATGAACTCTCAGGATGACATGGGCAAGGTTTCCACGCTGAGCTTATTGCTGGGCTACCTGAAGCTGCTGGGCCCCAAGATTAACATTGTCCTCAACTCCGTGTCCCACCTGCAGCGCCTGTCCAAGGCACTGGTGCAGGTTCTGGAGCTAGATGTGACAGATGTGAAGATAGTGGAGGCCCGGCGCTCTGGGCTGCCATTCCCCTTGCAGCAGGGTGTGCAGAAGGGCAGGTGCCAGAAGAAATATTTCCGCTTCTTCACGGAGGAGAAGgttttccagctccttcagcaaGTGTGTCGTGTTCTTGGCTACTACGGGAGCCTCTACCTGCTTGTGGATCACTTCATGGGGCTGTACAGCGAGTCTGGCCTGTACCGAAAGCAGGCAGCCATGATCCTCAACGAGCTggtcacaggagctgctggagtgggagtggatttcctgcaggagagggaagtTCCACTGAGCATGGATGATCTCAAAGGGTCCATAACGTCCATTCTGGATGAGTACATGGACCAGGCGAACTGGTATTTGGTCACTAGCATTGACACAGAggaaagcagccctgagcagtCAGTGCAGCACCTGGGACTCACTGTCCGTGCAGGAGGGGCATCCAGCAGCGTTCTCCatctgtccccagagcccccagtgaCAACCCGCACCATGAACAGCAACATCTGGCAGATCTGCATCCAGCTGGAGGGCGTTGGCTGCTTCGCCGCTGTCCTCGGGAAGGAGTtccggctgctgctgctgtcagctctcTACCCTGTGCTGGAGAAGGCTGGTGACAGGACTCTGCTCATCAGTGAGACAGCACTGGGGACGCTGGCAGACATATGTGAGGCCTGTGGCTACGACTCAGTGCAGTGTTTGATTAATGAGAACTCTGACTATCTGGTGAACGGGATTTCCCTGAATTTGCGCCAGCTGGCCTGTCAGCCGCGTGCATCCCAGGTCCTGGACACGATGCTGAGGCATTCAGATGCCAGCTTGCTGCCACTGGTAGAAGATGTAATCCAAGATGTCCTGTCTGCACTAGATCAGTCTTACAATAGCCAGGCTTCCACTTTCCTCAGGGTCCTCCACTCAGTCATGACTGCTCTAG TGCAGTGGTTTGGAATGCCCAGCGCTGAGGAACACCAGCAAAGGCAGACTGACAAGGGGCAGAGCGGGGCTCGGTCCCAAGGACAGCAGGAGGTGCCGTTGACAAGTCAAGAAGTGGAACGATTCTTCCTTGGCTATGTCAGCCAGAAGCAGATTGCAGAGGGGGATCTTCCTgacctggaggaggaggaggaggcag ATGAGGTTCCCCTTGCTAAGCCAGAGCCCAACTCTGACATAGAAGGCGAGGCTCCAATGCCAGGCCATGCTCAGCTGGCCAGGGATGTGATGGAGAGGTGCATCCACTTGCTGTCTGACGGGAACCTCCGAGTGCGGCTGAAG gtcctggatgtgctggagctctgtgtaACCATGCTGCATCCTCATGGAAACCATCTGCTTCCCATGGCTCACCGTGTCTGGCCAGCTCTCGTCACCCGGCTGATTAGCGACGACCCTCTGGCAGTGCTCAGAGCCTTCAAG GTGCTGTGTACCCTGGGTCAAACATGTGGGGACTTCCTGAGGCAGAGGTTCTCCAAAGATGTCCTGCCCAAGCTGAccagctccctcctcagccAGGCCCCAGtgagtgccagagctgggcctgTGTACAGCCACACACTGGCCTTCaagctgcagctggctgtgctgcagggcctgggctcCCTCTGTGAGAAGCTGGACATGG GCGAGAGTGACCTGAATAAAGTGGCAGATGCCTGCCTGATTTACCTCAGCGCCAAGCAACCTGTGAAACTGCAAGAAGCTGCCCAGAG